A single window of Aspergillus oryzae RIB40 DNA, chromosome 8 DNA harbors:
- a CDS encoding putative extracellular lipase (predicted protein) gives MNHDLGHTLFHRAIIESGAATSRAVHSYDAHLHEDQFRQFVEEAGCKDAPSHEVMDCLRGQPESAITNASFTVFDRYNPSVRWAFQPVIDGELIKQRPIDAWESGKWNKIPILTGFNTNEGTYYVPPSMSKSEEFTAFFQTLLPAYSASDIKTIDKLYPDPAKDTSSPYVDTRALPVGPQYKRVEAAYGHYAYACPVRQTAKFASAGQEPPVFLYRWALNKTVQGGANHGDQMAYETFNPEVRAISENQEKIAGTLHAYFTSFIVSGDPNAVPGAYADRPSWETYDTSSSGRIMVFGEGNDERAGGSGVGIAAQVVDDDWSRKECNFWWTKSGISD, from the coding sequence ATGAACCATGACCTCGGTCACACCCTTTTCCACCGTGCCATAATCGAGTCGGGCGCCGCAACCTCCCGGGCCGTCCATTCTTACGACGCTCATCTCCACGAGGACCAATTCCGCCAGTTTGTCGAGGAAGCCGGCTGCAAGGATGCACCCAGTCATGAGGTGATGGACTGTCTACGCGGTCAACCCGAGTCCGCTATCACCAACGCCTCCTTCACCGTGTTTGACCGATACAACCCCTCCGTACGATGGGCCTTCCAACCCGTCATCGACGGAGAACTCATCAAACAACGACCCATCGACGCCTGGGAATCCGGCAAATGGAACAAAATACCAATTCTGACGGGATTCAACACCAACGAAGGCACGTACTACGTACCCCCGTCCATGTCCAAGTCGGAAGAGTTCACCGCGTTCttccaaaccctcctccccgCCTACTCGGCATCCGATATCAAAACAATCGACAAGCTCTACCCCGATCCAGCGAAGGATACCTCGTCGCCTTATGTCGATACAAGAGCTCTACCGGTCGGACCTCAATACAAACGCGTCGAGGCCGCATACGGGCACTACGCGTACGCCTGTCCGGTGCGCCAGACGGCGAAGTTTGCCTCGGCAGGCCAGGAGCCTCCTGTCTTCCTTTATCGCTGGGCACTCAATAAGACTGTGCAAGGTGGCGCGAACCATGGCGACCAAATGGCATACGAAACTTTTAACCCCGAGGTGCGTGCTATCTCTGAGAATCAGGAGAAGATTGCGGGTACCTTGCATGCATACTTTACTTCGTTCATTGTTTCTGGGGACCCGAATGCTGTCCCTGGTGCGTATGCAGACCGTCCCAGCTGGGAGACGTATGATACATCTTCCTCTGGTAGGATCATGGTGTTCGGTGAAGGGAATGATGAGCGCGCAGGCGGAAGTGGCGTGGGAATTGCGGCGCAGGTGGTGGATGACGACTGGAGTCGGAAGGAATGTAATTTCTGGTGGACGAAGTCAGGGATCTCGGATTAG
- a CDS encoding uncharacterized protein (predicted protein) produces the protein MTTRQLPILLLDGGLGTTLGDPPHNITFTAETPLWSAHLLISSPSTLEEVHKAFATVGADIILTATYQTSFEGFTLTDPRYTADDAAHFMRSAIPLARRAGSSSGRTVKVALSLGPYGATMSPVGAEYTGLYPEEMNSEAKLREWHARRLCVFVDETGSWDNFEYIAFETVRRADEVKAIRGAMSDVLADMYQGQGPDSEKNQLAMGKKPWWICGVFPDEEVDEEDVRAWVRAAVGTQEGETGVYLPRPWGIGVNCTRIGNVGRIVSIMQDELRNLEDLRTKGYVDEWNSVTGKPWLVLYPDGTNGEKYDPVTKTWVATETGKETRPWHEIYWDVVQGLPEGAWEGIVMGGCCRAGPEQIATLRRRIDERSNAQGV, from the coding sequence ATGACGACAAGACAACTCCcgatcctcctcctcgacggTGGTCTGGGTACCACCCTCGGCGACCCTCCCCACAACATCACCTTCACGGCCGAAACACCCCTCTGGTCCGCCCACCTACTGATTTCCTCGCCCTCCACCCTCGAGGAAGTCCACAAAGCCTTTGCGACAGTCGGCGCCGATATCATCCTAACTGCTACATATCAAACGAGCTTTGAGGGATTTACGCTCACGGACCCTCGTTACACGGCCGACGATGCAGCGCACTTTATGCGCTCCGCGATTCCGCTTGCGCGACGCGCGGGATCGTCCTCAGGGAGGACGGTAAAGGTTGCACTATCGCTGGGTCCCTACGGTGCAACGATGTCCCCTGTCGGGGCGGAGTATACGGGCCTATATCCGGAAGAGATGAATTCAGAAGCGAAGCTGCGCGAGTGGCATGCGCGACGGCTGTGCGTGTTCGTGGACGAGACGGGGTCGTGGGACAACTTTGAATACATTGCGTTTGAGACGGTCAGGAGGGCGGATGAAGTGAAGGCCATCCGTGGGGCTATGTCGGATGTGCTGGCAGACATGTATCAGGGTCAAGGGCCCGATTCGGAGAAGAACCAATTGGCAATGGggaagaagccatggtggatCTGTGGTGTCTTTccagatgaggaggttgatgaggaggatgtACGGGCGTGGGTACGTGCAGCTGTTGGCACACAGGAGGGAGAAACGGGCGTTTATCTTCCCCGGCCGTGGGGTATCGGGGTGAATTGCACCCGGATTGGCAATGTTGGGCGGATTGTCTCGATCATGCAGGATGAGCTGCGTAACCTAGAGGATCTAAGAACAAAGGGCTACGTTGACGAGTGGAACAGCGTGACTGGAAAACCTTGGCTGGTGTTGTATCCCGATGGCACTAATGGGGAGAAGTACGACCCTGTCACGAAGACGTGGGTCGCAACGGAGacgggaaaagaaacacgCCCGTGGCACGAGATCTACTGGGATGTGGTACAGGGGCTGCCTGAGGGTGCGTGGGAGGGTATAGTAATGGGTGGTTGTTGTCGGGCTGGGCCCGAGCAGATCGCTACACTGCGCAGGAGGATTGATGAACGGTCCAATGCTCAAGGCGTTTAA
- a CDS encoding SRR1 family protein (predicted protein), with translation MADLHKVRELGLDEDTTLAILERLKHISQLYRSGKPLFPRRLLEDLNRQIDDGKEEVYISDFDDVPQVYSLKVPSWCTEFANTYRIRYQSIHSLGCVPPYDPERVLCKCTPVAIDYVDTSGPGESTLEAIGGAFFKQRQIWLESLGHRNLEHHLSTLRTTANIRKIVCFGLGSLGRLSGDCYTRTHTQHAAVETIAASLVRRGLSGSQEIKCYAQDPVYDEVDHEFLRSIGITPLEDPKGFLEVDEHTLVFSVSPDVPVKQIVTDLHWPGAMIWDTVTPSEKRKSWAKYKENDGTIFWITPFTTDPDSGRVRRMIKHYAHAQLEDSDGFFGDLTIYMKCEE, from the exons ATGGCCGACCTCCACAAAGTTCGAGAGCTGGGTTTGGACGAGGATACCACCCTCGCGATACTCGAGAGACTCAAGCACATCAGTCAATTATACAGGTCAGGAAAGcctctcttccctcgtcGTCTGCTAGAAGACCTCAATCGCCAGATCGACGAcggcaaggaagaagtgTACATTTCAGACTTCGATGACGTGCCCCAGGTCTACAGCCTTAAAGTCCCCAGTTGGTGCACGGAGTTTGC CAACACCTATCGCATCCGCTACCAAAGTATCCACTCCCTGGGCTGCGTCCCTCCGTACGATCCAGAGCGCGTCCTATGCAAGTGTACTCCGGTTGCTATCGATTACGTAGACACCTCAGGCCCAGGTGAAAGCACGCTCGAGGCCATTGGCGGAGCATTTTTCAAACAGCGCCAGATATGGTTGGAGAGTCTCGGTCATCGAAATCTAGAACACCATCTGTCCACTCTCAGGACCACAGCAAATATTCGGAAGATAGTTTGTTTTGGCCTTGGCTCCCTCGGAAGGCTGAGTGGCGACTGCTATACGCGGACCCATACGCAACATGCTGCAGTAGAAACAATAGCGGCATCGTTGGTCCGGAGAGGCCTGAGCGGCAGTCAAGAGATCAAGTGTTATGCGCAGGATCCAGTCTACGACGAGGTCGACCACGAGTTTCTCAGAAGCATCGGGATCACCCCATTGGAAGACCCAAAAGGATtccttgaagttgatgaaCACACACTGGTATTCTCCGTGAGCCCCGACGTCCCAGTTAAACAGATCGTTACCGACCTTCACTGGCCTGGTGCAATGATATGGGACACTGTAACTCCATCAGAGAAGCGTAAATCCTGGGCCAAGTATAAGGAGAACGATGGAACAATCTTTTGGATAAC CCCCTTCACCACCGATCCTGACTCTGGACGCGTGCGTCGGATGATCAAACATTATGCGCATGCACAACTCGAAGACTCGGACGGGTTTTTTGGGGATTTGACTATTTACATGAAGTGTGAGGAATGA